The following proteins are co-located in the Methanobrevibacter thaueri genome:
- a CDS encoding acyltransferase, with protein MKTKKERIFYYDVLRAFAIIAVIICHVDMFFGPLTSQTQVIAQMTFHDIGRIGVPIFLMISGALLLNRDYPDLGQFLKKRFARIIYPFIFWIILILGQLYLYQYNSTHLWKVFIGEPSITWYFWTLIGIYLFIPVINAFIQAYGEKGIRYFLAIWFITMILRTFNSYPLWQYFDLNMFAGYIGYPILGYWLSTKKFSMSDAKVCFIGLVTLLISLSVFVYLNYIGSDWIGLIYQNIPIIFMGSGLFLFVKYLDKLHKFDSIKNNFIGKAILSLSVCSYGMYFSHVIVVKFLSYHNPHSHLMFPVMFALTIFLSWLLPYIFSKIPYVKTVSGV; from the coding sequence ATGAAAACAAAAAAAGAGAGAATTTTTTATTATGACGTGCTGAGGGCATTCGCTATCATTGCAGTCATCATCTGTCATGTTGACATGTTCTTTGGACCGCTCACAAGTCAAACACAGGTTATAGCCCAAATGACTTTCCATGACATCGGAAGGATTGGTGTTCCGATTTTTCTAATGATCAGTGGTGCATTGCTTTTAAACCGTGACTATCCTGATTTGGGACAGTTCCTTAAAAAGCGTTTTGCAAGAATCATATATCCATTCATCTTTTGGATTATCCTGATTTTAGGCCAATTATACCTTTATCAATACAATTCAACACACTTATGGAAAGTATTTATAGGCGAGCCTTCAATCACATGGTACTTCTGGACACTGATTGGGATTTATCTATTCATTCCAGTCATAAATGCATTCATCCAAGCCTATGGGGAGAAGGGAATCAGGTACTTTTTAGCGATATGGTTCATCACAATGATTCTTAGAACCTTCAATTCATATCCGTTATGGCAATACTTTGATTTGAACATGTTTGCAGGATATATAGGCTATCCTATTCTTGGATACTGGCTTTCAACCAAAAAATTCAGCATGAGCGATGCGAAAGTCTGCTTTATAGGGCTTGTCACATTACTGATTTCATTGTCAGTGTTCGTTTACCTGAACTATATTGGAAGCGATTGGATTGGTCTGATTTATCAAAACATTCCGATAATATTCATGGGATCAGGACTGTTCCTGTTTGTCAAATACTTGGACAAGCTGCATAAGTTTGATTCAATTAAAAATAATTTCATTGGAAAAGCAATATTGTCATTAAGCGTCTGCAGCTATGGTATGTATTTCTCCCATGTCATAGTGGTTAAATTCTTGTCATACCACAATCCTCACAGCCACTTGATGTTTCCGGTGATGTTTGCACTAACAATATTCCTATCATGGTTGCTGCCTTATATCTTTAGCAAAATACCTTATGTCAAGACAGTCAGTGGAGTTTAA
- a CDS encoding glycosyltransferase family 2 protein, which produces MPVYNAEKTLRRAIDSLITQNWKGDFEKDIEILMVDDNSSDNSLNIIKELSDKHSNIHYYSFDNNSGFGGRGRNKGISMAEGEYIVLMDNDDIYLQDALQTFYDAITETGSDIVLANYETDFFTHKRLYCPKGYNKNRTLNPTESKKMFEIITHNCSMAPWAKIYRKSFLQENNIKFVEDSQFDDADFFIKCMLASTQITILPNNYVYLYNTYDDSQVRIHDKSHFDARVKTMKNIDSMVESKGFSCKFFTRANLMELFLIIANSNESKEDTFSMFEDFREYQSNLGGLHYSRPELNFLNKFIMTKHYTISYYISKFYAVLYNNDLIRKAYRFRNNTSKKFIKEFYEN; this is translated from the coding sequence ATGCCGGTTTACAATGCCGAAAAAACATTAAGAAGAGCTATTGATTCCTTAATCACTCAAAACTGGAAGGGGGATTTTGAAAAGGATATAGAAATACTAATGGTTGATGACAATTCCTCTGACAATAGTCTAAACATTATTAAGGAGCTTTCAGATAAGCATTCCAATATTCATTACTATTCCTTTGATAATAACTCCGGTTTTGGTGGAAGAGGTAGGAATAAGGGAATTTCAATGGCTGAAGGAGAATACATTGTACTGATGGATAATGATGATATTTACCTGCAGGATGCACTGCAGACTTTTTATGATGCAATCACTGAAACTGGCTCTGATATAGTTCTGGCTAATTATGAGACTGATTTCTTTACACATAAAAGATTATACTGTCCAAAGGGATACAATAAAAATAGGACATTAAATCCAACTGAAAGTAAAAAAATGTTTGAGATTATAACACATAATTGTTCTATGGCTCCTTGGGCAAAAATTTACAGAAAGAGCTTTTTACAGGAAAATAATATTAAATTTGTGGAAGATTCTCAATTTGATGATGCTGATTTTTTTATAAAATGTATGCTTGCATCTACTCAAATTACTATTTTACCAAACAATTATGTGTATTTATATAATACTTATGATGATTCACAGGTAAGAATTCATGATAAATCTCATTTTGATGCAAGAGTTAAAACAATGAAAAATATTGATTCAATGGTGGAAAGTAAAGGATTTTCTTGTAAATTCTTTACTAGAGCTAATTTAATGGAATTATTTTTAATAATAGCTAATTCAAATGAATCAAAAGAAGATACTTTTTCAATGTTTGAGGATTTCCGCGAATATCAAAGTAATTTGGGAGGACTTCATTATTCCAGGCCTGAATTAAATTTTTTAAATAAATTTATCATGACTAAACATTATACTATTTCTTATTATATTTCTAAATTTTATGCAGTATTATACAATAATGATCTAATTAGAAAAGCATACAGATTCAGGAATAATACCTCTAAAAAATTTATAAAAGAATTTTATGAAAACTAA
- a CDS encoding acyltransferase family protein: protein MINIILNISYHGDIIKNRIAYYDQLRVLSILAIIAIHVFQLWHHGEQVFNVYIYMFSEFARFGVPVFLMLSGALLLNRDIEIKSFLKRKVPRIAYPFLFYFIIFWLSSSLLNREFSYTIFTYNWYFWMILGVYLSVPIINKFIQQASESEIEYFLAIFVLAAIFYQITLIFGIEHYFDLNFFVAPIGYLVLGYYLSIKQFNIDSKKLIILMAVIFLTATFFKMLETGAVLPKNSILNYVATQTAIVGSWVDMSIFEILQAGSLFVLFKNLNLHIMDKVIVSISNVSYGMYLCNSLVMSFLIPIFTPIPSNGIEICAIIIVMILVVFVVSWILVTLISRIPVIGKYCT, encoded by the coding sequence ATTATTAATATTATTTTAAACATATCATATCATGGTGATATTATCAAAAACAGGATTGCGTATTATGATCAGTTAAGGGTCTTGTCCATACTTGCCATCATTGCAATTCATGTATTCCAATTATGGCATCATGGGGAGCAGGTCTTTAACGTATACATTTACATGTTTTCTGAATTTGCAAGATTCGGTGTTCCGGTATTTCTGATGTTGAGCGGAGCTCTTCTACTGAATCGTGACATTGAAATAAAATCCTTTTTGAAGCGTAAGGTGCCTAGGATTGCTTATCCATTCCTGTTTTATTTTATAATATTTTGGCTTAGTTCATCCTTATTGAATAGGGAATTCTCATATACCATCTTCACTTATAACTGGTACTTCTGGATGATTTTAGGAGTTTACCTGTCCGTTCCAATCATCAACAAGTTTATCCAGCAGGCCTCTGAAAGTGAAATAGAGTATTTCCTGGCAATATTTGTATTAGCAGCCATATTCTATCAAATAACTCTCATTTTTGGCATAGAGCATTACTTTGATTTGAATTTCTTTGTGGCTCCTATAGGTTATCTTGTTTTAGGATATTACTTGTCAATAAAGCAATTCAATATTGATTCAAAAAAACTGATAATATTAATGGCAGTGATATTTCTGACAGCTACCTTTTTCAAAATGCTTGAAACCGGAGCGGTCTTGCCGAAAAACTCAATTCTAAATTATGTTGCAACACAGACTGCAATTGTAGGCTCATGGGTGGATATGAGCATCTTTGAGATACTTCAGGCTGGATCCCTTTTCGTATTGTTCAAGAATTTGAATTTGCATATCATGGATAAGGTTATTGTTTCAATCAGTAACGTGAGTTATGGGATGTATCTGTGCAACTCATTGGTGATGTCCTTTTTGATTCCGATTTTCACACCGATACCATCCAACGGAATTGAGATTTGTGCGATTATCATAGTGATGATACTGGTAGTGTTTGTTGTTTCATGGATTTTGGTCACATTAATCAGCAGGATTCCGGTCATTGGAAAGTACTGCACATGA
- the galU gene encoding UTP--glucose-1-phosphate uridylyltransferase GalU, producing the protein MKAIIPAAGLGTRFLPATKAQPKEMLPVYDKPTIQYVVEEAVASGIGDIIIVTGRHKRSIEDHFDKYYELEYNLQKAGKDRDLKKIRRITELADICYVRQKDKNGLGAAIKCGERHLGDEPFAVLLGDSITKGPIPCTKQLIDVYNKYNASAISLEAVPQEKVERYGIIKGNEVEKDIYKIEELVEKPPMDKAPSNLAIMGRYVLTPDIFDKIEETGPGVGGEIQLTDALQKLDSIYGVTFKGKTYDIGNRLEWLKTSIEFALDDNEFKDDLVNYMKSYI; encoded by the coding sequence ATGAAAGCAATCATTCCAGCTGCAGGATTAGGAACCAGGTTCCTTCCCGCAACTAAAGCTCAACCAAAGGAAATGTTACCGGTCTATGACAAGCCAACCATTCAGTATGTGGTGGAAGAAGCGGTGGCTTCAGGAATCGGGGACATCATCATAGTCACTGGAAGACACAAAAGATCCATTGAAGACCATTTCGACAAGTACTATGAACTTGAATACAACCTTCAAAAGGCAGGAAAGGACCGTGACCTTAAAAAAATCAGAAGAATAACAGAACTTGCAGACATCTGCTATGTCAGGCAAAAGGACAAAAACGGCCTGGGAGCAGCAATCAAGTGCGGTGAAAGACATCTCGGAGACGAACCGTTCGCAGTCCTTTTAGGAGATTCAATCACCAAAGGACCAATTCCATGCACCAAGCAGCTAATAGATGTTTACAATAAGTACAACGCTTCAGCAATCTCACTTGAAGCGGTACCTCAAGAAAAGGTTGAAAGATACGGAATCATTAAAGGAAATGAAGTTGAAAAGGACATCTACAAAATCGAGGAACTGGTCGAAAAACCACCAATGGACAAGGCACCATCCAACCTTGCAATAATGGGACGTTATGTGCTGACACCGGATATTTTTGACAAGATTGAAGAGACAGGACCTGGAGTTGGCGGTGAAATTCAGCTAACTGACGCTCTTCAAAAGCTTGATTCAATATATGGAGTCACATTCAAGGGCAAAACCTATGACATTGGAAACAGACTTGAATGGCTCAAGACATCAATCGAGTTTGCATTGGATGATAATGAGTTCAAAGATGATTTGGTCAACTATATGAAAAGCTACATCTAG